A stretch of DNA from Desulfosarcina ovata subsp. ovata:
GTCGGCGATACCGAACGGTGAGGCCATGATTTTCGAGATCTCGGTGGAAAGATCCAGTTCGAAGTCGTAGATCTCACGGGTACTGGTCCGGCTCAGATCATCGTCGGTCCGACGATCCATGACCCAGGTGGTCTGTCGCCATCCAACCGACGGCTCGATGGAGAGAAAGTTGTTCCACCGGAGCGGCAGGTAGGCCCGCGGGTGGATGTCCGTGCGATGGCCACGCTCACCGTCTTCACGATAAAAGTAGGTGTATTCGGAATCGATGTCCCAATACAGCCCGCTGTCGAGCACCTCCTGCTTCAATCCGTTGAACATCACCACCGGCAACTGCTGCAAGGTGTCGTCCTCCTCAGCCCATCGCCGCTTGACCACATTGTCGTTCCACAACAGATCGGCGTTGAAAACGTAATGGGACCAGGTCTGGTTGATGTTGAGCTTGTTGGTACGCGTGTTGTCCTCCAACGTATCCAGATCGCGATCGAAAACGCTCTCAAAGTAATCTAAGGTGCGGTGGTAGCCGCTGCGGCCACCTTTGAAATCGTCGAGGTAGTCCTGGTCGCTGACGATGTCCAGGTCCAGATAGGCTGAAAATCCGGCGGGCAGCTCCTGGTCAATTTTGGCCCTCAGCCAGTAGCGATCCGTGTTGGGCCGACTATACGTGTCATCATCATAGGCCCAACGCTCGGTTTCCTCGGTGCCGTCGTCCGTACGGCGGTCCTTCAGGCCGTCGGCCATAATGGTTCCGAAGGAGAGATCGCTCAGGGCATAACGGTATTCCAGCCCTACTTTGGTACCGCGTTCCTCCATGGGATTGACGTACACCGTGGCATCGCTGCTGTCATTGATGGCCCAGAAGATCGGCTGATCCCAAAAAACCCCCTTGCGGTCGGAATACCCCATTTCAGGCATCAACAGGCCGCTCTGGCGTTTGGTCTTAACCGGAAAGAGAATATAGGGCGTATATAGGACCGGCACCTGACGAACCTTGAACAGCGCGTGGTTGGCACTGCCGTATCCTTCGACGGTAACCTTGACCTGACGGCCGGTGATGACCCAGTCCGGCCGGTCGCCATCGCAGCTGGTGACCGATGCCCGTTCGGCGCGGTAGGTGTCCTTGCCGGTTTTCTCGATGCACTGGCCGCGAATGTAAAAGTGCGTCTTGTTGAAAAAGATGCTGCCGTCGTGCAAGACACCGGTTTCGTGGTTCATGTCCAGATCGATTTGATTGCCGGTCAATACGTCGTTGTCCACCGTCATGACCACATTGCCCGTGGCCGACGCGGTCATGGCCTGCCGGTTGAACGCGACCCGATCGGCCACCAGGCGGGTTTTCTGTTTTTCAATGACCACATTGCCGCGGGCGTGGTAGGTGGTGTTGGCGGCGTCGTACTCCACGGTATCGGCACTGATCTGCCAGGGGACCTTGGCATCACCGCTCAGGTGATCCGTCAGATCGGCGGCCCGAGCAGCCGGACAGCCAATCCCCAGGAAGCTGAATATTATTAAAAAAAAAGGCAAAATAACTGCAGACGGAGGGCTGGCACACGACAATGATCTGAATTTGAACGGCCGCATCAGTTAATTCTACACCAAGGGGTTTAGGGAAAAAGCGATGGTTTCAGTATGGATCCCGCCGGGGGTGGGCACAGGATAACCACTTGCACATATATGAAAAATTCAATATAGAGCTATCCTGATCGAAATTGCAAGAATAGTTTTGGCCCAGCAGCGGGCAGCGGATTCCGCCGGACCGCGCAAACCGAAAGGGCAAGGTGCGATGCAGATACTTTTAACCAACGACGACGGGATTCATGCACCCGGGTTGTGGGCCCTCCACCACGCCCTGGCCGGGCACCATGCGGTGACCGTGGTAGCACCGGACCGCGAGCGCAGTGCCGTGGGTCATGGAATCACCCTGCATCAGCCCATCCGTTTGGAATCCGCCCGGGTCAACGGCAGCGCACAGGGCTATGCCGTCAGCGGCACACCGGCAGATTGCGTCAAACTGGGGCTGGCCGAGCTGTTCGACCGGCGTCCCGATCTGGTTCTGTCCGGGATCAATCCGGGGGCCAATGTGGGCGTCAACGTCAACTACTCGGGGACCGTGGCCGCGGCCAAGGAGGCGGCCATTGCCGGCATCCCGGCCATCGCCGTATCGATCAAGGCCCCGGGCCGCGACCACCTGGCGGCGGCGGCCCGTTTTGCCGAAGGCTTTTCCCGGCAGGTGATAGCCAGGGGGATACCGACGGGCACGTTTCTCAACCTCAATTTTCCCGACCTGCCCATGGACGAAATCCGTGGGGTTCGCTGGAGCCGCCAGGGCACCGATGGGGTTGCTCAGCACTTCGAAAAGCG
This window harbors:
- a CDS encoding LPS-assembly protein LptD: MPFFLIIFSFLGIGCPAARAADLTDHLSGDAKVPWQISADTVEYDAANTTYHARGNVVIEKQKTRLVADRVAFNRQAMTASATGNVVMTVDNDVLTGNQIDLDMNHETGVLHDGSIFFNKTHFYIRGQCIEKTGKDTYRAERASVTSCDGDRPDWVITGRQVKVTVEGYGSANHALFKVRQVPVLYTPYILFPVKTKRQSGLLMPEMGYSDRKGVFWDQPIFWAINDSSDATVYVNPMEERGTKVGLEYRYALSDLSFGTIMADGLKDRRTDDGTEETERWAYDDDTYSRPNTDRYWLRAKIDQELPAGFSAYLDLDIVSDQDYLDDFKGGRSGYHRTLDYFESVFDRDLDTLEDNTRTNKLNINQTWSHYVFNADLLWNDNVVKRRWAEEDDTLQQLPVVMFNGLKQEVLDSGLYWDIDSEYTYFYREDGERGHRTDIHPRAYLPLRWNNFLSIEPSVGWRQTTWVMDRRTDDDLSRTSTREIYDFELDLSTEISKIMASPFGIADRIRHSIKPEVVYAYIPEQDQSDLPYFTSSDRIEEANRITYSLTNTFTARMARPAPPSSSPSPGADEPATAPPPSPTLPPQDAETVPSPETVPAFNYHRFCRFYLEQSYNIAAARENEREVLSDIYGELEIDLGRYLSVDADAEYDTYDTRFSAHNVEIRLKDNRGDQLSVEHRYKTRVNKSICGTLSVVLTDRLTVRGEYERNLMEEKDIVQGVGFLYQAQCWGMDVFFADEDGDLSVSVLINLMGVGNIGK
- the surE gene encoding 5'/3'-nucleotidase SurE, translated to MQILLTNDDGIHAPGLWALHHALAGHHAVTVVAPDRERSAVGHGITLHQPIRLESARVNGSAQGYAVSGTPADCVKLGLAELFDRRPDLVLSGINPGANVGVNVNYSGTVAAAKEAAIAGIPAIAVSIKAPGRDHLAAAARFAEGFSRQVIARGIPTGTFLNLNFPDLPMDEIRGVRWSRQGTDGVAQHFEKRRDPRDRTYYWQACDQQDGYAQTDVDGGALAGRFISVTPIKCDMTDYDTLRTLSEWEIPLSPDPEADR